A DNA window from Theobroma cacao cultivar B97-61/B2 chromosome 5, Criollo_cocoa_genome_V2, whole genome shotgun sequence contains the following coding sequences:
- the LOC18599351 gene encoding protein YLS9 yields the protein MTEQQKIHPVVDVEAPAPTVPLVPPGSATSEKGSPVQHRLPQRTIPVIHKRPPKKRSCCCKCICWTISLIVLLLIVLGATVGILYLAFRPKLPKYSIDSLRISDLRLNFDMTLYAKFDVKITANNPNKKIGIYYEQGGRLSVWYTNSKLCQGSLPKFYQGHQNITKLDVVLTGQTEAGSTLMSALQEQQQTGQIPLDLKVDAPVAIKLGKLKMRKVRILGDCKLVVDSLSANNIISIKASNCKFRLKL from the coding sequence ATGACAGAGCAGCAGAAAATTCATCCTGTGGTGGATGTTGAAGCACCAGCTCCAACAGTGCCTTTGGTGCCTCCTGGCTCTGCTACATCGGAAAAAGGTAGTCCGGTTCAGCATCGACTGCCACAACGTACCATTCCTGTGATTCACAAAAGGCCACCAAAGAAGAGGAGCTGTTGTTGCAAGTGCATATGTTGGACAATTAGCCTCATTGTCCTCCTCTTGATAGTCCTTGGTGCCACTGTTGGCATTCTCTACCTTGCCTTCCGCCCAAAACTACCCAAATACTCTATTGACAGCCTGAGAATAAGTGATTTGAGGCTCAACTTTGATATGACCTTGTATGCCAAATTCGACGTCAAGATCACAGCTAATAACCCCAACAAGAAAATCGGAATATACTACGAGCAAGGAGGGCGATTAAGCGTGTGGTATACAAACTCAAAGCTGTGTCAAGGGTCATTGCCGAAGTTCTACCAAGGTCACCAGAACATAACAAAGTTGGACGTGGTGTTAACAGGACAAACAGAGGCTGGAAGCACTTTGATGTCAGCCCTGCAAGAGCAGCAGCAAACAGGACAGATACCCCTGGACCTTAAGGTTGATGCCCCTGTAGCAATCAAACTAGGGAAGTTAAAGATGAGGAAGGTCAGGATCTTGGGAGACTGCAAGTTGGTGGTTGATAGTTTATCTGCTAACAATATCATCAGCATTAAAGCTAGTAACTGCAAATTTAGATTGAAgctttaa
- the LOC18599352 gene encoding uncharacterized protein LOC18599352, giving the protein MNYQGNREEEVEAAKKRCRVLIEKIDSLGITITQPCKHTLSKLAHSELSFLSRFPNPTSSQPLSVNIGHLEAIVHILQQPFITAVSRVCKPLPLPFSNTNKNDSSSSSSNPIHVHIVCTLNKNPVWIIVSDRNPNYISWYPRKKTKGFKSRIQQVLDAAQSTNTLRPFSIVLFFSNGLTNFIHQKLQDEFGASKLALEFSDFDFCEEFEGEWINVILRSYKEACILEIKVDRVVDDVASSEHRTKDPLVNVLPPECQGGNAYLNLGLGNSFSALVSQMKKVGSTKVEDFPGEDDFVNFDTTALIALVSGISNGCAEELLNKPEVELRHRFKGNYEFVIAQAMSEIQNPIHGGLSAAIAGKRGIICESVLSEFKELVLMCGGANEKSRADQLLKCLLIVRDSPSERLMGLPTTRKLALKNKIVFGTGDYWHAPTLTANMAFVRAVAQTAMSLFTIEHRPRALTGN; this is encoded by the exons ATGAATTATCAAGGCAATCGGGAGGAGGAGGTGGAAGCGGCGAAGAAGAGATGCCGAGTGTTGATAGAGAAAATAGACTCTTTGGGCATCACCATCACCCAACCTTGCAAGCACACCCTCTCCAAGTTGGCCCATTCCGagctctcttttctctctcgcTTTCCCAATCCAACCTCTTCTCAACCTCTCAG TGTCAACATTGGGCACCTGGAAGCCATTGTCCACATTCTTCAACAACCTTTTATAACTGCAGTTTCCCGTGTTTGCAAGCCACTTCCACTTCCATTTTCAAATACCAATAAAAAcgattcttcttcttcttcttccaatCCCATCCATGTCCATATTGTATGTACTCTCAATAAAAACCCAGTTTGGATTATTGTTTCTGATAGAAACCCAAACTACATTTCTTGGTATccaaggaagaaaaccaaGGGTTTTAAGTCTAGAATTCAACAAGTCCTTGATGCAGCGCAGTCCACCAACACCTTAAGACCTTTCTCTATTGTCCTCTTCTTTTCGAATGGACTCACCAACTTTATTCATCAGAAGCTCCAGGATGAATTTGGGGCCTCCAAGCTAGCACTGGAGTTCTCTGATTTTGATTTCTGTGAGGAATTTGAAGGTGAATGGATTAATGTAATTCTGAGGTCGTATAAGGAGGCATGTATACTTGAAATTAAGGTTGATCGTGTTGTGGATGATGTGGCGAGTTCTGAACACCGGACAAAAGATCCGTTAGTGAATGTTTTGCCTCCTGAGTGTCAAGGAGGCAATGCGTATCTAAACTTAGGCTTAGGCAATTCTTTTTCTGCTCTTGTTTCACAAATGAAAAAGGTGGGATCCACGAAGGTGGAGGATTTTCCtggtgaggatgattttgtaAACTTTGATACAACAGCTTTGATAGCTCTTGTATCAGGAATCAGCAATGGTTGTGCAGAGGAACTTTTGAATAAGCCAGAGGTTGAACTGCGGCATAGGTTCAAGGGAAATTATGAATTTGTGATTGCACAg GCAATGTCTGAAATTCAGAACCCAATACATGGAGGCCTGAGTGCTGCCATAGCTGGAAAGAGAGGCATTATATGTGAAAGTGTTCTTTCAGAGTTCAAGGAGTTAGTATTGATGTGTGGAGGAGCTAACGAGAAGAGCAGAGCTGATCAGCTACTGAAATGCCTCCT GATTGTGCGAGATAGCCCTTCGGAACGACTTATGGGCCTACCAACTACAAGAAAGCTAGCACTGAAAAACAAGATTGTGTTTGGAACTGGTGATTACTGGCATGCTCCGACTTTGACTGCAAATATGGCATTTGTGAGAGCAGTTGCTCAGACTGCAATGTCTTTGTTTACCATTGAGCATAGACCACGGGCATTAACTGGTAACTAG